A region from the Branchiostoma lanceolatum isolate klBraLanc5 chromosome 2, klBraLanc5.hap2, whole genome shotgun sequence genome encodes:
- the LOC136427442 gene encoding insulin-like growth factor-binding protein 5, translated as MLLSSTVQLVGVVLVVSIAVAGGVFLPCQPCEEEVLARCVEPVGCVEVVDAPGCGCCKTCARMEGENCGVYTERCGSGLRCLPLPKSKSPFRALLLGRGVCTTNKTFEEAEEIPTPAPETTNPPTTTTVAPTKPPRRSHHRREKVAKWKKELEAAALYNKRERHQRLKAKMASRKTSRFAGMPFGRRSQHEDRDINRSNPGIFRDLRRPFLHRGRTPTDAPEVTSPQKPTEAPCKTVQKQIIEHRRTKGGASGYIPACDFDGYYRAKQCNLSTGVCWCVDKFGKDLPNTPYVEGDPRCILYTDRARMKIW; from the exons ATGTTGCTCTCGAGCACGGTGCAGTTAGTCGGTGTCGTGTTGGTCGTGTCGATAGCAGTGGCCGGCGGAGTGTTCCTACCGTGCCAGCCGTGCGAGGAAGAGGTATTGGCCCGATGTGTCGAGCCCGTTGGCTGTGTCGAAGTGGTGGACGCTCCCGGCTGTGGATGCTGCAAGACCTGCGCCCGCATGGAGGGGGAGAACTGCGGGGTCTACACCGAGCGCTGCGGTAGCGGACTGCGGTGTCTCCCGCTACCGAAAAGCAAGTCGCCCTTCCGGGCACTGCTTCTCGGACGTGGGGTGTGCACGACCAACAAAACATTCGAGG AGGCCGAAGAAATACCGACGCCAGCCCCGGAGACAACCAACCCTCCAACCACTACCACCGTCGCCCCCACCAAACCACCACGACGGTCTCACCACCGCAGAGAAAAAGTCGCCAAGTGGAAAAAGGAGCTGGAAGCGGCTGCGTTGTACAACAAAAGAGAACGACACCAAAGGCTAAAGGCAAAGATGGCAAGCCGGAAGACTTCACGGTTCGCGGGCATGCCTTTCGGGCGGAGGAGCCAACATGAAGACCGCGATATAAACCGGTCCAACCCAGGGATTTTCCGAGATCTTCGCAGGCCCTTTCTTCACAGAGGGAGGACTCCAACAGATGCCCCTGAAGTTACATCACCACAGAAGCCTACAGAG GCTCCTTGTAAAACTGTCCAGAAACAAATCATTGAACACAGGAGAACCAAAGGAGGAGCCAGCGGATACATCCCTGCTTGCGATTTCGACGGTTACTACAGAGCAAAACAG TGTAATCTGTCGACTGGAGTGTGTTGGTGTGTAGACAAGTTCGGTAAGGACTTGCCCAATACGCCGTACGTAGAGGGCGATCCGAGATGCATCCTGTACACAGACAGAGCCCGTATGAAAATCTGGTAG